A part of Desulfomicrobium baculatum DSM 4028 genomic DNA contains:
- the mrdA gene encoding penicillin-binding protein 2: protein MGAFNTPERPQIFSGPPLLLVFLVVLFCIFSIRLWYLQIYKSDFYQGRAQENRTRQSTMFSPRGIIRDRTGQLLAENNPAYALALVREDCPDIPKTLDQISRWTGQPRDELQKAFEIGRKRVKHFDEQVIVPNIPFELVALVEAHRQDWPGLVIAVRPKRSYAYGETLAHVLGYVARANEEELINDPDLQLGDNVGKQGVELMLERRLRGTKGLQEFEVDASGRVLSSRIVSSPVMGEDLNLSISLPLQETATKALGDRAGSVVALDADTGEVLALVSLPSYDPNEFVVGISHAKWKELLEDPLHPLQNRPVQSTYPPGSIFKLAIGGLGLESGTVKPSSTVFCSGSYKLGKRVFRCWNKGGHGTTDFKKSLRESCDVYYYQLGEQLGVEAISDFAIRCGFGVKTGVELPHERAGNMPTPEWKLNRFGEKWQGGETLNYAIGQGYTLTTPLQVARFVAALVNDGKILRPTLLLSEKPDVVGELPMRPATRKLILDAMVATVEEERGTARVLRRPGLRIGGKTGTAQVVKLLDKYEKKKTNEIPYKYRDHAWMASFGEKDGKRFVVVSMVEHGGHGGSDAGPVAGAVLDALLGVQSEE from the coding sequence ATGGGCGCATTTAACACCCCCGAGCGGCCTCAGATATTTTCCGGCCCACCGCTGTTGCTTGTGTTTCTGGTGGTTCTTTTTTGCATCTTCAGTATCCGCCTGTGGTATCTGCAAATCTACAAAAGTGATTTTTATCAGGGTCGCGCCCAGGAAAACAGAACCAGGCAGAGCACCATGTTTTCTCCACGAGGCATCATCCGGGATCGCACCGGGCAGTTGCTGGCGGAAAACAATCCAGCCTACGCCCTGGCGCTGGTGCGCGAGGACTGCCCGGACATTCCCAAGACGCTGGACCAGATCAGCCGTTGGACCGGCCAGCCTCGGGATGAACTGCAAAAAGCCTTTGAGATCGGTCGCAAGCGGGTCAAACATTTTGACGAGCAGGTCATCGTGCCCAATATCCCGTTTGAGCTTGTGGCCCTGGTCGAGGCTCACCGGCAGGACTGGCCCGGGCTTGTCATCGCCGTGCGCCCCAAGCGTTCCTACGCTTACGGTGAAACGCTGGCGCATGTCCTGGGTTATGTGGCCAGGGCCAATGAAGAGGAACTCATCAATGACCCGGACCTGCAGCTGGGCGACAACGTCGGCAAGCAGGGCGTTGAGCTGATGCTTGAGCGCAGGTTGCGCGGAACCAAGGGTCTTCAGGAGTTTGAGGTCGATGCATCCGGGCGGGTGCTGTCCTCGCGGATTGTATCTTCGCCGGTTATGGGCGAAGATTTGAATTTGAGCATCTCCCTGCCCTTGCAGGAGACCGCGACCAAGGCCCTGGGCGACCGTGCAGGCTCGGTCGTGGCCCTGGATGCCGACACGGGGGAGGTGCTGGCCCTGGTCAGTCTGCCCAGCTATGATCCCAATGAGTTTGTTGTCGGCATCAGTCATGCGAAGTGGAAGGAGTTGCTCGAAGATCCTCTGCATCCTCTGCAGAACCGGCCAGTGCAAAGCACGTATCCTCCCGGATCCATCTTCAAGCTCGCGATAGGGGGGCTTGGGCTTGAGAGCGGCACCGTCAAGCCTTCCTCGACCGTGTTTTGTTCCGGCAGTTACAAGCTCGGCAAGCGAGTTTTTCGCTGTTGGAATAAAGGTGGGCACGGGACGACCGATTTCAAAAAGTCCCTGCGCGAATCGTGCGACGTCTATTATTATCAGCTTGGGGAACAGCTTGGCGTGGAAGCGATCAGCGACTTTGCAATCCGCTGCGGATTCGGAGTCAAGACCGGCGTGGAGCTGCCCCACGAGCGGGCCGGAAACATGCCTACGCCGGAATGGAAATTGAACCGCTTTGGAGAAAAATGGCAGGGCGGAGAGACCTTGAACTACGCCATCGGTCAGGGATACACACTGACTACGCCTTTGCAGGTGGCCAGGTTTGTCGCGGCCCTGGTCAATGACGGGAAGATCCTGCGGCCGACCCTGCTTTTATCCGAGAAGCCCGACGTGGTGGGCGAACTGCCCATGCGTCCCGCGACCAGGAAGCTGATTCTCGACGCCATGGTGGCCACGGTGGAGGAGGAGCGGGGCACTGCCCGGGTTCTTCGCCGTCCCGGACTCAGGATCGGAGGCAAGACCGGCACGGCCCAGGTCGTCAAGCTGCTGGACAAGTACGAAAAGAAAAAGACAAATGAAATCCCCTATAAATACAGGGATCACGCCTGGATGGCCAGCTTCGGGGAAAAGGACGGGAAGCGTTTCGTTGTCGTGTCCATGGTCGAGCACGGCGGTCATGGCGGTTCGGATGCGGGCCCCGTGGCCGGTGCGGTGCTCGACGCTCTCTTGGGCGTTCAATCGGAAGAGTGA
- a CDS encoding rod shape-determining protein — translation MSRILDKILGFFSNDLAIDLGTANTCVYVKGKGIVLREPSVVAVKRDNRGNNKVLAVGSEAKRMLGRTPGNIVAIRPMKDGVIADFEVTEAMLRHFISKVHNSRRLVRPRIVICVPTGITQVEKRAVRESAQSAGAREVFLIEEPMAAAIGADLPITEPTSNMVVDIGGGTTEVAVISLAGIVYSKSVRIGGDKMDEAILQHVKRKYNMLIGESSAEDIKTTIGSAYPMDPELVMDVKGRDLVSGIPQNITITSEEVRKAISEPVDSIVQAVRIALEQTPPELAADIVDRGIVLTGGGALLKGLDSLLREETSLPITVVDDPLSTVALGSGKVLDNLDVLREVTIE, via the coding sequence ATGTCCAGGATTTTGGATAAGATTTTGGGTTTCTTTTCGAACGATCTGGCCATCGATCTCGGCACCGCAAACACCTGCGTCTACGTCAAGGGCAAGGGGATCGTTCTGCGGGAACCGTCCGTGGTCGCCGTCAAGCGCGACAATCGGGGCAACAACAAGGTTTTGGCTGTGGGCAGCGAAGCCAAGCGGATGCTCGGCCGCACCCCCGGCAACATCGTGGCCATTCGTCCCATGAAGGACGGGGTCATCGCCGATTTCGAAGTGACCGAAGCCATGCTGCGCCATTTCATTTCCAAGGTGCACAACAGCCGCAGGCTGGTCCGGCCCCGCATCGTCATCTGCGTGCCCACCGGCATCACCCAGGTCGAAAAGCGTGCCGTGCGGGAATCCGCCCAAAGCGCCGGAGCGCGCGAGGTTTTTCTGATCGAGGAGCCGATGGCCGCGGCCATCGGCGCGGATCTGCCCATCACCGAGCCGACCTCGAACATGGTCGTCGATATCGGTGGCGGCACCACGGAAGTGGCGGTCATCTCCCTGGCCGGCATCGTCTATTCCAAATCCGTGCGTATCGGCGGCGACAAGATGGACGAGGCGATTCTTCAGCACGTCAAACGCAAATACAACATGCTCATCGGCGAGAGTTCGGCCGAGGACATCAAGACGACCATCGGCTCCGCCTACCCCATGGATCCGGAATTGGTCATGGACGTCAAGGGGCGCGACCTGGTTTCAGGCATTCCCCAGAACATTACCATCACCTCGGAAGAGGTCCGCAAGGCCATCTCCGAGCCCGTCGATTCCATCGTTCAGGCCGTACGCATCGCCCTGGAGCAGACTCCGCCGGAACTGGCGGCGGACATTGTCGACAGGGGCATCGTGCTGACCGGTGGCGGAGCGCTCTTGAAGGGCCTCGACAGCCTGCTGCGCGAGGAGACCTCCCTGCCCATCACCGTGGTCGACGATCCTCTCTCCACGGTGGCGCTGGGGTCGGGCAAGGTCTTGGACAATCTGGATGTCCTGCGCGAGGTAACCATCGAGTAG
- the mreC gene encoding rod shape-determining protein MreC: MSPRFKRLVLFFFLPLFLYFSMYTWNWKTGYLDRLAALTGMELTGWVLAPGRWLQNNVDEFWSRYVYLVGVRQENEDLVLRVRELEQELGRISEKAKSADRLTSLLRFSPEPPWEMRGGRVIGQKLGPNAILETILVDVGLSHGVRLNDPVISPKGVVGRIAKPGLHFSSVVLLSDPSSRIPVMTSEGRVPAIVQGQGAGAFLEVKFIPRNDPVSPGEILLSSGLGGVFPKGIPVARVVEVTPADVSLFQRVYAEPLLALRYYEELLVLSRTDGFDAGQPVMSPAVTNASSPEAPKAPDKTPAAQPAAETAPAAGPSAAPPSAPEPATVTRHPVRKKP; encoded by the coding sequence ATGTCCCCTCGCTTCAAACGCCTGGTCCTCTTTTTTTTTCTTCCGCTGTTCCTCTATTTTTCCATGTACACATGGAACTGGAAGACGGGGTATCTCGATCGCCTGGCCGCCTTGACCGGGATGGAGCTGACCGGGTGGGTCCTGGCCCCGGGCAGATGGCTGCAGAACAATGTCGACGAATTCTGGTCGCGCTACGTCTATCTGGTCGGCGTGCGCCAGGAGAACGAGGACCTGGTCTTGCGGGTGCGGGAGCTTGAGCAGGAGCTGGGCCGCATATCCGAAAAGGCAAAATCCGCCGATCGCCTGACGTCCCTCTTGCGCTTCAGCCCCGAACCCCCCTGGGAGATGCGCGGGGGGCGGGTCATCGGCCAGAAGCTCGGTCCCAACGCGATTCTGGAAACCATACTTGTCGATGTGGGCCTGAGCCACGGCGTAAGGCTCAATGATCCGGTCATCTCGCCCAAGGGCGTGGTCGGAAGAATCGCCAAGCCGGGTCTTCATTTTTCTTCCGTGGTGCTCTTGTCGGATCCCTCCAGCCGAATTCCCGTCATGACCAGCGAGGGCCGCGTGCCGGCCATCGTTCAGGGCCAAGGCGCCGGAGCTTTCCTTGAGGTCAAGTTCATTCCCCGCAACGATCCGGTCAGCCCTGGCGAGATATTGCTCAGCTCCGGCCTGGGCGGCGTTTTTCCCAAGGGCATACCCGTGGCCAGAGTGGTGGAAGTGACTCCGGCGGACGTTTCCCTTTTTCAGCGGGTTTATGCCGAACCCCTTCTCGCCCTGCGTTATTACGAGGAACTCCTGGTCCTGAGCCGTACGGACGGGTTCGACGCCGGTCAGCCCGTCATGTCTCCGGCCGTGACCAACGCGTCCTCTCCCGAGGCTCCCAAGGCTCCCGATAAAACTCCTGCAGCTCAGCCAGCGGCCGAGACCGCGCCTGCGGCGGGTCCGTCGGCAGCACCTCCTTCCGCGCCAGAGCCAGCCACTGTAACACGGCACCCTGTGCGCAAGAAGCCGTGA